One genomic segment of Verrucomicrobiia bacterium includes these proteins:
- a CDS encoding multicopper oxidase domain-containing protein, translating to MSSRSTIQLVLILIWLLVFLEALGQRLAYDVNPTVTSSMGEMGGKYFGQIPDPAKTHHYYIAAEPDQWDFMPIGSDPICGATPSADVISRHLIRKVRYFQYTDATFTKRVPQARRLGILGPVLRGVVGDYLEITFLNRAALPLSMHPHGLKYDKDSEGSYYGNSRQLKLLQTRNKEGRSSPGLGAAVGPNARFDYVWYLDEKSGPLPTEPSSKAWLYHSHVSGEGEINLGLVGFIIVTDPKRARPDGTPKDVDREMPALFMIFNENGMDTEAEEGLEAAGGSESLSNLISALTVEKSQKRFKSSGPQPDLADEGQRYAINGYIYGNLPGLEMNEGERVRWYLFGLGAETDLHTPHWHGLRVLEEGTRRTDTVELLPASMKVADMLADNPGDWLFHCHVADHMANGMFALVTVYSKDTAGISRGRTKAFLGFPSPSPGGTNAIGRPGQ from the coding sequence ATGTCATCTCGAAGCACAATCCAACTGGTTCTGATCCTCATATGGCTTCTGGTTTTTCTAGAGGCTCTTGGCCAAAGATTGGCCTATGATGTCAACCCCACGGTCACCTCCAGCATGGGCGAGATGGGCGGCAAATATTTCGGCCAAATCCCCGACCCCGCCAAGACCCACCACTACTACATTGCCGCTGAGCCGGACCAATGGGATTTTATGCCCATCGGCTCCGATCCGATTTGTGGCGCCACGCCCTCGGCGGATGTTATTTCGCGGCATCTCATTCGCAAGGTGCGTTATTTCCAATACACAGACGCCACATTTACCAAGCGCGTGCCGCAGGCTCGGCGGTTGGGCATTCTTGGGCCGGTGTTGCGGGGCGTGGTGGGAGATTATCTGGAGATCACTTTCTTGAACCGCGCTGCCTTGCCTCTTTCCATGCACCCGCATGGTCTCAAATATGACAAGGACAGTGAAGGCAGCTACTACGGTAACAGCAGGCAGTTAAAACTGCTCCAAACAAGAAACAAAGAAGGGCGTTCCTCTCCCGGGCTCGGGGCGGCCGTTGGACCAAATGCCCGGTTCGATTACGTTTGGTATCTCGACGAGAAGTCCGGGCCGCTTCCTACGGAACCCAGTTCCAAGGCATGGCTCTATCACAGCCACGTAAGCGGTGAAGGCGAGATCAACCTCGGCCTCGTGGGCTTTATTATTGTCACGGACCCCAAACGGGCCAGACCCGATGGCACACCCAAAGACGTGGATCGGGAAATGCCTGCTCTGTTCATGATTTTCAACGAAAACGGGATGGACACAGAAGCCGAGGAAGGATTGGAGGCCGCGGGCGGCAGCGAGTCGTTGAGCAACTTGATCAGCGCACTGACAGTCGAGAAAAGCCAAAAACGGTTCAAATCGTCTGGCCCTCAGCCTGATCTCGCGGACGAGGGCCAGCGTTATGCGATTAATGGCTATATCTATGGCAACCTGCCTGGCCTGGAAATGAATGAGGGCGAAAGGGTGCGGTGGTATCTCTTTGGCTTGGGTGCGGAAACCGATTTGCACACGCCGCACTGGCATGGCCTGCGGGTACTTGAAGAGGGGACACGGCGAACTGACACCGTCGAGTTGCTGCCAGCCTCAATGAAAGTGGCCGACATGTTGGCCGATAATCCCGGCGACTGGCTGTTCCATTGTCACGTGGCGGATCACATGGCCAATGGTATGTTCGCGCTTGTCACCGTCTATTCCAAAGACACAGCCGGCATCAGCCGGGGGCGAACCAAAGCATTCCTGGGCTTCCCTTCGCCGAGTCCGGGGGGCACAAATGCCATCGGGAGGCCAGGGCAGTAG
- the rimO gene encoding 30S ribosomal protein S12 methylthiotransferase RimO, which yields MKEESLERPLRVGMISLGCAKNLVDAEVMLGTLLKEGVQITNDAQEADVLIVNTCSFIDSAQQESVDTILESDAVREAGNRGQGLVVAGCLPQRFRDELPKLLPEVDAFIGIDQVAGITGIVKAAALRRKERLRRKELPNSADAPGGQASRPVFGGETPPKPADASDRSTPTSPALLSVTARPRYIPDYATPRFRLTPRHFAYVKIAEGCNHPCSFCIIPRMRGSHRSRAQADVLEEARALLTGGARELNLISQDSTYYGLDLRANHSPAIAAPERFKAAVRLLPSEAPTLCSLLRQLNALPGQFWIRLLYTHPAHWTDELIQAIAECPKVARYVDIPLQHIHQNMLERMRRETSQEYIVKLLERIRSGIPGIALRTTFIVGFPGETEEYFETLLEFIRATRFERLGVFTYSKEEGTRAGQMAGQVPEKTKRRRRDRAMAVQRQVAAHMSGSFVGRTIPVLVEREASAKELHKAQVSSWEHGLIRRPGELLPHLKGKYFLARGEADAPDIDGRVYIRGRVPVGEFAQIKVIGHTDYDLIGEPA from the coding sequence ATGAAAGAAGAATCTCTAGAGCGCCCGTTGCGGGTTGGAATGATCTCCCTGGGATGCGCGAAGAACCTGGTGGATGCCGAGGTGATGCTCGGGACCTTGCTCAAGGAAGGTGTCCAGATCACCAACGATGCCCAGGAGGCGGACGTGCTGATAGTCAATACGTGTTCGTTCATCGACTCAGCCCAGCAGGAGAGCGTCGATACGATCCTGGAATCGGACGCTGTGCGAGAAGCCGGCAACCGCGGACAGGGCTTAGTGGTGGCGGGCTGCCTGCCTCAACGTTTCCGGGATGAGCTGCCCAAGCTCCTCCCCGAGGTGGATGCATTCATCGGCATCGACCAGGTTGCCGGTATCACGGGCATTGTGAAAGCGGCCGCGCTGCGGCGGAAAGAAAGGCTTAGACGCAAAGAATTGCCCAACAGCGCCGATGCGCCCGGAGGGCAAGCGTCTCGCCCGGTCTTTGGCGGCGAGACGCCGCCAAAACCCGCCGACGCTTCGGACCGTTCAACGCCCACCTCCCCTGCCCTGCTCTCGGTCACCGCCCGTCCACGGTACATCCCGGACTATGCCACCCCTCGTTTCCGGCTCACCCCGCGGCACTTTGCGTATGTGAAGATTGCTGAGGGCTGCAATCATCCGTGCAGTTTCTGCATTATTCCGCGCATGCGCGGCTCGCACCGCAGCCGGGCGCAAGCCGATGTGCTGGAGGAGGCCCGCGCTTTACTGACCGGCGGCGCGCGCGAACTTAACTTGATTTCGCAGGACTCGACCTATTACGGCCTGGACTTGCGCGCCAACCACAGCCCGGCTATCGCCGCCCCGGAGCGATTCAAAGCGGCTGTCCGCTTGCTCCCGTCCGAGGCGCCTACCCTCTGCAGTCTTCTGCGCCAGTTGAATGCGTTGCCCGGGCAATTCTGGATTCGCCTGCTCTATACGCACCCGGCGCATTGGACGGATGAATTGATACAGGCCATCGCCGAATGCCCCAAGGTAGCGCGTTACGTCGATATTCCCCTGCAACACATCCACCAAAACATGCTCGAACGGATGCGGCGCGAAACGTCGCAGGAATACATCGTCAAACTGCTCGAACGAATCCGCTCGGGTATTCCGGGCATCGCCCTGCGCACAACCTTTATTGTCGGGTTCCCCGGCGAGACGGAGGAATATTTCGAGACTTTGCTCGAATTCATTCGCGCAACGCGTTTCGAGCGACTCGGGGTTTTCACGTATTCAAAGGAAGAGGGGACGCGCGCGGGGCAGATGGCAGGTCAGGTGCCGGAGAAGACCAAACGCCGGCGCCGCGACCGGGCGATGGCGGTTCAAAGGCAAGTGGCGGCGCATATGTCTGGGTCGTTTGTTGGCCGCACGATACCCGTGCTCGTCGAGCGCGAGGCAAGCGCCAAAGAGTTGCACAAGGCGCAGGTTAGCTCCTGGGAGCACGGATTGATTCGCCGACCCGGGGAACTTCTTCCGCATCTAAAGGGAAAGTATTTCCTGGCGCGCGGCGAGGCCGATGCGCCGGATATCGATGGACGTGTTTACATCCGAGGGCGAGTCCCCGTCGGCGAGTTTGCCCAGATAAAGGTCATCGGGCACACGGATTATGATTTGATTGGGGAACCCGCATGA